From the genome of Candidatus Methylopumilus turicensis, one region includes:
- the serS gene encoding serine--tRNA ligase produces the protein MLDIQQLRNDLDTVVAKLKSRKFDFDVAGFTALEAERKEVQTRTQDLQAKRNATSKQIGMAKSKGEDVSAIMAEVAGLGEQLKADEERLAAIQAQMQDFLLNVPNLPQDSVPVGPSEENNVEVRKVGTPRTFDFEIKDHTDVGAPHGLDFDTGAKLSGARFTLMRGQIAKLHRALAQFMIDTQTEQHGYEECYTPYLVNAESLRGTGQLPKFEEDLFQMPHNDSTLYLIPTSEVTLTNTVRDEIVPLESLPIKLTAHTPCFRSEAGSYGRDTRGMIRQHQFDKVEMVQIVHPEKSNEALEEMVGHAESILKALELPYRVVSLCTGDMGFGAAKTYDLEVWLPAQNTYREISSVSNCEAFQARRLQARFRNEAGKPELVHTLNGSGLAVGRALVAVLENYQNADGSVTVPKVLRDYMGGKEVIR, from the coding sequence ATGTTAGATATTCAGCAATTAAGAAATGATTTAGATACCGTTGTAGCCAAACTTAAAAGCCGCAAGTTTGACTTTGATGTGGCGGGTTTTACCGCGCTAGAAGCTGAGCGCAAAGAGGTACAAACGCGTACACAAGACTTGCAAGCTAAGCGTAATGCGACCTCTAAACAAATCGGTATGGCAAAGTCTAAAGGCGAAGACGTTAGCGCGATTATGGCGGAAGTGGCTGGCTTGGGTGAGCAACTTAAAGCGGACGAAGAACGCTTAGCTGCGATTCAAGCGCAGATGCAAGATTTCTTGTTGAATGTACCTAACTTGCCGCAAGATTCCGTGCCAGTAGGTCCGTCAGAAGAAAATAATGTAGAGGTGCGTAAAGTCGGTACGCCACGTACTTTTGATTTTGAAATTAAAGATCACACTGATGTTGGCGCGCCACACGGTTTGGATTTTGATACAGGCGCTAAGCTTTCAGGTGCGCGCTTTACCTTGATGCGCGGCCAAATTGCTAAGCTCCATCGTGCCTTGGCGCAGTTTATGATTGATACGCAAACTGAGCAACATGGCTATGAGGAGTGTTATACACCTTACTTGGTGAATGCAGAATCATTGCGTGGCACAGGTCAATTGCCTAAGTTTGAAGAAGATCTCTTCCAAATGCCGCATAACGACAGCACGCTTTACCTCATCCCAACATCAGAAGTAACGCTGACTAACACGGTGCGTGATGAAATCGTACCGCTTGAGAGTTTGCCAATTAAACTCACAGCGCATACGCCATGCTTCCGTTCTGAAGCTGGCTCTTATGGCCGTGATACGCGTGGCATGATTCGTCAGCATCAATTCGATAAAGTGGAAATGGTGCAGATTGTGCACCCGGAAAAAAGTAATGAAGCACTTGAAGAAATGGTTGGGCATGCAGAAAGTATTCTGAAAGCTTTGGAGTTGCCCTACAGAGTGGTTTCGCTATGTACTGGCGACATGGGGTTTGGTGCCGCTAAAACTTATGACCTAGAAGTCTGGTTGCCAGCTCAAAACACCTATCGCGAGATTTCATCTGTGTCTAATTGTGAGGCTTTCCAAGCGCGCCGCTTACAAGCACGTTTCCGTAATGAAGCAGGTAAGCCTGAATTAGTACATACGTTGAACGGTTCAGGTTTGGCCGTTGGAAGGGCTTTGGTTGCCGTGCTTGAAAACTATCAAAATGCTGATGGAAGCGTTACCGTCCCTAAGGTACTGAGAGATTACATGGGCGGTAAAGAAGTGATTCGTTAA
- the guaB gene encoding IMP dehydrogenase, with product MRLLQNALTFDDVLLVPAHSNVLPREVSLATQLTRSIRLNIPVVSAAMDTVTEAPLAIALAQEGGMGIIHKNMTAEMQAIHVSRVKRFESGIVNDPVTIQPHMTVRDVLALTRLHKISGLPVVDGSKVVGIVTNRDLRFETNLDQSIANIMTPQDRLVTVREGASREQVMELLHQYRLERVLVIDDAYNLKGLITVKDIQKSSDHPLACKDEKGRLRVGAAVGVGDGTEERVAALVEAGVDAIVVDTAHGHSQGVLDRVTWVKKNFPQVQVIGGNIATGSAAKALVDAGADGVKVGIGPGSICTTRIVAGVGVPQITAVSNVEEALRGTGVPFIADGGIRYSGDISKAIAAGAYSVMLGGMFAGTEEAPGEIELFQGRSYKSYRGMGSIGAMQKGSSDRYFQENNGNADKLVPEGIEGRVPYKGSMIAVVHQLMGGLRASMGYVGCKTIDEMRNKAEFVQITSAGMRESHVHDVQITKEAPNYHID from the coding sequence ATGCGTTTGTTGCAAAATGCGCTTACATTCGATGATGTTTTGTTGGTACCAGCGCACTCTAATGTACTCCCCCGCGAAGTCAGTCTCGCTACTCAATTAACTCGATCTATCCGTCTTAACATCCCTGTTGTGTCCGCTGCAATGGATACCGTGACAGAAGCGCCGCTTGCAATTGCATTGGCGCAAGAAGGCGGCATGGGCATTATTCATAAGAACATGACGGCTGAAATGCAGGCGATTCATGTTTCTCGCGTGAAACGTTTTGAATCTGGCATCGTCAATGACCCAGTCACCATTCAACCGCACATGACAGTGCGCGACGTTTTAGCGCTCACCCGTTTACATAAAATCTCAGGCTTGCCTGTGGTGGATGGCAGCAAAGTAGTTGGCATTGTGACCAATCGCGATTTGCGCTTCGAAACTAATTTAGACCAATCCATCGCCAATATCATGACACCGCAAGATCGCTTGGTAACGGTGCGTGAAGGCGCAAGCCGCGAACAAGTAATGGAATTGCTTCACCAATACCGTTTAGAGCGCGTATTGGTGATTGATGATGCTTACAATCTTAAAGGCCTCATCACTGTTAAAGACATTCAAAAATCTAGCGACCATCCATTAGCCTGTAAAGATGAAAAAGGTCGTTTACGTGTCGGCGCCGCGGTTGGTGTGGGTGATGGCACAGAAGAACGTGTCGCCGCTTTAGTGGAAGCTGGCGTGGATGCGATTGTGGTGGATACTGCTCACGGCCACTCCCAAGGCGTGTTAGATCGCGTGACTTGGGTGAAAAAGAACTTCCCACAAGTGCAAGTGATTGGCGGCAATATTGCCACAGGTTCAGCAGCTAAAGCCTTAGTGGATGCAGGTGCTGACGGCGTTAAAGTGGGCATTGGCCCAGGCTCTATCTGTACTACCCGTATCGTGGCTGGCGTAGGCGTCCCGCAAATCACTGCGGTTAGCAACGTTGAAGAAGCTTTACGTGGAACAGGTGTTCCGTTTATTGCTGACGGCGGCATTCGTTATTCTGGCGACATTTCTAAAGCCATTGCTGCCGGCGCTTACTCTGTGATGCTAGGCGGCATGTTCGCTGGCACTGAAGAAGCACCAGGCGAAATTGAGCTATTCCAAGGCCGTTCATATAAGTCATACCGCGGCATGGGCTCTATCGGTGCAATGCAAAAAGGTTCTAGCGACCGCTATTTCCAAGAAAACAATGGGAATGCAGACAAATTAGTGCCAGAAGGCATTGAAGGTCGCGTACCTTACAAAGGCAGCATGATTGCCGTGGTTCACCAGTTAATGGGTGGCTTACGTGCTTCCATGGGCTATGTCGGTTGCAAAACCATTGATGAAATGCGCAACAAAGCTGAGTTCGTGCAAATCACTTCAGCGGGGATGCGCGAATCTCATGTGCATGATGTACAAATTACTAAAGAGGCACCGAATTATCATATTGATTAA
- a CDS encoding ABC-F family ATPase gives MLISNNITMQFGAKPLFENVSVKFGDGNRYGLIGANGCGKSTFMKILAGVLEPTAGNIALDSNERMAWLRQDQFGYEDQRVLDVVMMGHEQMWKANSEKNAIYMNPEATEDDYMKAAELEAVFAEYDGYTAEARAGELLLGVGIPIDQHTGLMSAVAPGWKLRVLLAQALFANPDILLLDEPTNNLDINTIRWLEDILNNRNCTMIIISHDRHFLNQVCTHTADMDYSKLTVYPGNYDDFMEASTMARAQQAKDNAKAKQQIADLQDFVRRFSANASKAKQATSRAKQIDKIKVEDIKPSSRQYPFIRFEYDDREKLHRNAVEVQKLSHGFDRVLFNDFDLLVEAGEKIAIIGENGIGKTTLLRCLAGDLKPNHGTVKWAEKANIGYFAQDHAADFEADLNLFDWMKQFTQAGDDDQVVRSMLGRLLFSGEDFKKSVKVLSGGEKGRMMFGKLMLAKTNVLLMDEPTNHMDMESIESLNTALDKYNGTLFFVSHDREFVSTLATRIFDVRADGIIDYSGNYEDYLASQEIE, from the coding sequence GTGCTTATTAGCAATAACATCACCATGCAGTTTGGCGCAAAGCCACTTTTTGAAAACGTCTCCGTCAAATTTGGCGACGGTAACCGTTATGGCCTCATCGGCGCGAATGGTTGCGGTAAATCAACCTTCATGAAAATTTTAGCGGGCGTGCTTGAGCCAACCGCAGGCAATATTGCTTTGGATAGCAACGAACGTATGGCATGGCTTCGCCAAGACCAATTTGGCTATGAAGATCAACGTGTGCTTGATGTGGTGATGATGGGGCATGAACAAATGTGGAAGGCGAATTCAGAAAAGAACGCCATTTACATGAACCCAGAAGCGACTGAAGATGATTATATGAAAGCGGCAGAGCTTGAGGCTGTGTTCGCTGAATATGATGGCTACACTGCCGAAGCGCGTGCTGGTGAGTTGCTATTAGGCGTCGGCATTCCTATCGATCAACATACCGGCTTGATGAGCGCCGTTGCGCCAGGTTGGAAGCTTCGTGTATTACTGGCACAAGCGCTATTTGCGAACCCAGACATCTTGCTACTAGATGAACCAACCAATAACTTGGACATCAATACGATTCGCTGGTTAGAAGATATCTTAAATAACCGCAACTGCACCATGATTATCATTTCGCATGATCGCCACTTCTTAAACCAAGTATGTACACATACCGCGGACATGGACTATTCGAAATTGACTGTTTATCCGGGTAACTACGATGACTTCATGGAAGCATCCACCATGGCGCGTGCTCAGCAGGCTAAAGACAACGCTAAAGCAAAACAACAAATCGCTGACTTACAAGACTTCGTCCGTCGCTTCTCTGCGAATGCATCTAAAGCAAAACAAGCGACGAGCCGGGCTAAGCAAATCGACAAAATTAAAGTGGAAGACATCAAGCCTTCTAGCCGTCAATATCCATTCATTCGCTTTGAATACGATGACCGTGAAAAACTGCACCGTAACGCAGTAGAGGTGCAAAAACTAAGCCATGGCTTCGACCGTGTTTTGTTTAATGACTTTGATTTATTGGTTGAAGCTGGCGAGAAAATTGCGATTATCGGTGAAAACGGGATTGGTAAAACCACCCTCCTACGTTGTTTAGCGGGCGATCTAAAACCAAACCACGGCACTGTGAAGTGGGCTGAAAAAGCGAACATTGGTTATTTTGCACAAGACCATGCCGCGGACTTTGAAGCAGACCTCAATCTCTTCGACTGGATGAAGCAATTCACGCAAGCAGGTGATGATGACCAAGTCGTGCGTAGCATGTTAGGTCGTCTATTATTCTCTGGCGAAGACTTCAAAAAATCAGTCAAAGTGCTTTCAGGTGGCGAAAAAGGCCGTATGATGTTTGGCAAGTTGATGCTTGCTAAAACCAACGTATTGCTGATGGATGAACCAACCAACCACATGGACATGGAATCGATTGAGTCATTGAATACGGCGCTAGACAAATACAATGGCACATTATTCTTCGTCAGTCATGACCGTGAATTTGTAAGCACATTAGCCACCCGCATTTTTGATGTTCGCGCGGACGGCATTATTGATTACTCTGGCAACTACGAAGATTACTTGGCCAGCCAAGAAATCGAGTAG
- the mltF gene encoding membrane-bound lytic murein transglycosylase MltF → MKKQYLLGVGLLFMLIVTISAYLIQFSLPKAQDSKTLVVVTSNGPNTYYVKNADEYAGFEYDLVHLFAKELGPEFSVKFVIADQLGKVIPTLLSGKAHFAAANLSITPQRAEVVKFGLSYLDVQQHIAFGIDQTPSPKSLTELIGKHIHVPKGSSYAERLKFLQASNPLLTWQETGSTDELLEQVNMGVLDYTVADDRMIDILQNFYPNIGKGMALAEPEQIAWAFPKSGDPWLYAKSVDFFKRIQQDGRLKNLIDRYYGHTERLAPVDVSKFLQLTHTTLPKYAALFKQGQELTDIDWRLLASISYQESHWDPFNTSPTNVRGMMMLTEQTADAMDVTDRLDAKQSILGGAKYINILKRQVPERIPEPDRTWMALAAYNIGFAHLEDARVLASRMKLNPDSWADIKTTLPLLNKAQYYSTVKFGYASGGAPVIFVESIRTYYGILEKYQAAHQSGAPNFEFKAFEFKPKK, encoded by the coding sequence ATGAAAAAGCAATATCTTTTAGGGGTGGGGTTGTTATTCATGCTGATCGTTACCATCTCAGCATACCTAATACAATTCAGCCTCCCCAAGGCCCAAGACAGTAAAACACTGGTGGTCGTCACATCAAATGGGCCCAATACTTACTATGTAAAAAATGCAGATGAATATGCAGGTTTTGAATACGATTTAGTCCATTTATTTGCTAAAGAGTTAGGGCCTGAGTTCTCAGTCAAGTTTGTGATTGCAGATCAACTGGGTAAAGTTATCCCAACCCTATTATCTGGCAAGGCACATTTTGCCGCCGCCAACTTAAGTATTACGCCGCAAAGAGCAGAGGTCGTTAAATTCGGGCTTAGCTATCTGGATGTGCAACAACATATTGCTTTCGGCATCGACCAAACGCCCTCACCTAAAAGCCTCACTGAGCTAATCGGCAAACATATTCATGTTCCAAAGGGCTCTAGCTATGCAGAGCGTTTAAAATTCCTGCAAGCCAGCAATCCATTGCTGACATGGCAAGAAACTGGCAGTACTGATGAGTTACTTGAGCAAGTGAATATGGGTGTTTTAGATTACACGGTCGCCGATGACCGCATGATTGATATTTTACAAAACTTCTATCCTAATATTGGTAAAGGCATGGCGCTGGCCGAGCCAGAACAAATTGCATGGGCTTTTCCGAAAAGTGGCGACCCATGGCTCTATGCAAAATCTGTCGATTTTTTTAAACGCATCCAACAGGATGGTCGGCTTAAAAACTTAATTGATCGGTATTATGGACACACAGAGCGCCTGGCTCCTGTGGATGTCAGCAAATTTTTACAGTTAACCCACACCACACTGCCAAAATATGCGGCGTTATTTAAGCAAGGCCAGGAGTTAACCGATATTGATTGGCGACTACTCGCATCGATCAGTTACCAAGAGTCGCACTGGGATCCATTCAACACTTCACCCACCAACGTTCGCGGCATGATGATGCTTACGGAACAAACTGCAGATGCCATGGATGTGACGGACCGGTTAGACGCCAAACAAAGTATTTTAGGCGGCGCAAAATACATTAACATCCTCAAACGACAAGTGCCAGAACGTATTCCAGAGCCAGATCGCACATGGATGGCGCTCGCTGCCTATAACATTGGGTTTGCACATCTAGAAGACGCAAGAGTGCTCGCCAGTAGAATGAAATTAAATCCCGATAGCTGGGCTGACATCAAAACAACGCTACCACTGCTTAATAAAGCACAGTATTACAGCACCGTAAAATTTGGCTACGCGAGTGGTGGTGCACCTGTCATATTTGTTGAATCTATTCGCACGTATTATGGGATTTTAGAAAAATACCAAGCGGCCCACCAATCTGGCGCACCCAATTTTGAATTCAAGGCGTTTGAATTCAAGCCAAAAAAATAG
- a CDS encoding peptidylprolyl isomerase has translation MKKIIFMMSLALLSQNAFAAPKATVESAATVNDVAIPSALIERSVSLNVQQGKKDTPELRQLIKEEFINREVLAQQAAKLGLDKTPEGQAAFAELKRNFMVDLFLADYDKRHPISDSALKVEYDRQIAAIGEQAYEYRLSHIVTKTEADARVLMAKIKKGESFAKVAKEGSIDPSAKESGALGWLLPNQIVPAVANVVVNLTEGSMSAAPIETAGGWQIVRLEEKRQFKAPKFDDVIPQLRAGLLQQQRIEAIKKLRESAKVTSNM, from the coding sequence ATGAAAAAAATAATATTCATGATGTCTCTTGCACTCTTAAGCCAAAACGCATTTGCGGCGCCAAAGGCGACGGTGGAGAGTGCTGCAACAGTGAATGACGTTGCGATTCCTTCAGCATTAATTGAGCGTAGTGTGAGTTTGAATGTGCAACAAGGTAAAAAAGACACGCCAGAACTTCGCCAGCTCATCAAAGAAGAATTTATTAATCGTGAAGTACTTGCTCAGCAAGCCGCTAAATTGGGTTTGGATAAAACGCCCGAAGGCCAAGCGGCATTTGCTGAATTAAAACGTAATTTTATGGTGGATTTGTTTTTGGCCGATTATGACAAACGCCATCCTATCAGCGACTCTGCATTAAAAGTGGAATATGACAGACAAATTGCGGCGATTGGTGAGCAAGCCTATGAGTACCGACTAAGCCATATTGTGACCAAGACAGAAGCGGATGCACGTGTGTTAATGGCAAAAATCAAAAAGGGTGAATCCTTTGCTAAGGTGGCTAAAGAAGGTTCTATTGACCCAAGCGCTAAAGAGAGCGGTGCCTTAGGTTGGTTGCTTCCTAATCAAATTGTGCCTGCGGTTGCAAACGTGGTTGTGAACTTAACGGAAGGTAGCATGAGTGCCGCGCCGATTGAGACGGCAGGCGGTTGGCAAATCGTGCGTTTGGAAGAAAAGCGTCAATTCAAAGCGCCTAAGTTTGACGATGTGATTCCTCAACTCCGTGCTGGATTACTACAACAGCAACGCATTGAAGCCATTAAGAAGTTAAGAGAGTCTGCAAAAGTAACAAGCAATATGTAA
- a CDS encoding nitroreductase family protein, translated as MNVTTAIETRRSIKAYDPAHKMSEAEVNKLMSLAMLAPTAFNIQHWRFVLVEDAALRAQIQAVSWNQSQVTEASALIVLVADVQAWAKQPERYWKDAPQAVQDFLVPAITQYYTGNPQAQRDEAMRSCGMAAMNIMLAAKEMGYDTCPMDGFDFDAVSTLLNLPADHIPTMFVTVGKAIKDAWPRGGQLTMDEVVIKNKF; from the coding sequence ATGAATGTTACAACTGCCATAGAAACACGCCGTTCAATTAAGGCTTACGATCCTGCGCATAAAATGAGTGAAGCCGAGGTTAACAAGTTGATGTCGCTTGCGATGCTTGCACCGACGGCTTTCAATATTCAACATTGGCGCTTTGTGTTGGTTGAAGATGCAGCCTTGCGTGCGCAAATTCAAGCCGTGAGTTGGAATCAATCACAAGTGACTGAAGCATCAGCACTCATCGTGTTGGTTGCAGACGTTCAAGCTTGGGCGAAACAGCCAGAGCGCTATTGGAAAGATGCACCGCAAGCTGTGCAAGACTTTTTAGTGCCTGCGATTACCCAATATTACACAGGCAATCCACAAGCCCAACGCGATGAAGCGATGCGCTCTTGTGGCATGGCAGCCATGAACATCATGCTAGCGGCTAAAGAAATGGGTTATGACACTTGCCCAATGGATGGCTTTGATTTTGATGCTGTATCAACCTTGCTTAACTTACCAGCAGACCACATCCCAACCATGTTTGTAACTGTGGGCAAAGCCATTAAAGACGCTTGGCCACGTGGCGGCCAACTGACCATGGACGAAGTAGTGATTAAAAACAAGTTTTAA
- a CDS encoding replication-associated recombination protein A, translated as MNSLFTPNQPQAPLAEQLRPQTLDEVVGQAHLLGQGKPLRLAFQSGKLPSMILWGPPGVGKTTLARLIANTADAEFIPISAVLSGIKDIREAIERAEHTLQQSGRRTIMFVDEVHRFNKGQQDAFLPFVESGLITFIGATTENPSFEVNSALLSRAQVFVLNALSEAELGELLARAQATMAMEISLADEAKEHVISYADGDARRLLNFVEGLFNAASSANITQIDMVFLQSTMASKMRRFDKGGEAFYDQISALHKSVRGSNPDGALYWMQRMLDGGAEPLYVGRRLVRMAIEDIGLADPRALEICLNACQTYERLGSPEGELAFANAVVYLAIAAKSNAVYMAYNQVKAFVAQDQSRPVPLHLRNAPTKLMKSLDYGKNYRYAHNEAGAYAAGEQYLPDGLEEVKFYEPTNRGLEGKISEKLAHLAELDKQALDKKAKAKK; from the coding sequence TTGAATAGCCTCTTTACCCCCAATCAACCTCAAGCGCCCTTAGCCGAACAGCTACGTCCACAAACTTTGGATGAGGTGGTTGGACAGGCCCATTTGCTTGGGCAAGGGAAGCCGCTTAGGCTTGCTTTCCAATCGGGCAAGCTGCCTTCCATGATTTTGTGGGGGCCGCCTGGTGTTGGTAAAACAACTTTGGCGCGGCTCATTGCCAATACGGCTGATGCTGAGTTTATTCCTATCTCTGCGGTGCTTTCGGGCATTAAAGACATTCGTGAGGCGATTGAGCGTGCAGAGCATACCCTACAGCAATCTGGCCGTCGCACTATCATGTTTGTGGATGAAGTGCACCGATTCAACAAAGGTCAGCAAGATGCTTTCTTGCCTTTTGTTGAAAGTGGCTTGATTACATTTATTGGCGCAACCACAGAAAACCCTTCGTTTGAAGTCAACAGTGCGCTCTTAAGCCGCGCTCAAGTATTTGTATTGAATGCACTATCGGAAGCAGAGCTTGGCGAGCTGCTCGCAAGAGCGCAGGCGACCATGGCGATGGAGATTAGCCTTGCCGATGAAGCTAAAGAACACGTCATTTCTTATGCGGATGGGGATGCAAGACGTTTGCTTAACTTTGTTGAGGGACTCTTTAACGCAGCTTCTTCAGCGAATATCACTCAAATTGATATGGTGTTTTTGCAGTCCACCATGGCGAGCAAAATGCGCCGGTTTGATAAAGGCGGCGAAGCATTTTACGACCAAATTTCGGCCCTCCATAAATCAGTGCGCGGCTCTAATCCTGACGGGGCACTTTATTGGATGCAGCGCATGTTAGATGGCGGTGCAGAGCCGCTTTATGTTGGTCGTCGTCTAGTGCGAATGGCGATTGAAGATATTGGATTAGCTGATCCGCGCGCGTTAGAGATTTGCTTAAATGCCTGCCAAACCTATGAGCGATTAGGCTCACCAGAAGGCGAATTGGCGTTTGCTAACGCTGTCGTTTACTTAGCCATTGCGGCTAAGAGTAATGCGGTTTACATGGCATACAACCAAGTCAAAGCCTTTGTCGCGCAGGATCAATCACGTCCTGTGCCGCTGCACTTACGAAATGCACCGACTAAGCTCATGAAGAGTTTAGACTACGGTAAAAATTATCGTTATGCCCATAATGAAGCGGGTGCTTATGCTGCTGGCGAACAATACTTGCCTGACGGTTTAGAGGAAGTGAAATTTTACGAGCCGACAAATCGCGGGCTTGAAGGTAAAATAAGCGAAAAATTAGCGCATTTGGCTGAGTTAGACAAACAAGCCCTAGATAAAAAAGCTAAGGCCAAAAAGTAA
- the guaA gene encoding glutamine-hydrolyzing GMP synthase, protein MSHQKILILDFGSQVTQLIARRIREAHVYCEVHPCDVSDEFVRNFGAQGIVLSGSHASVYEEDTDKAPDAVFTLGVPVLGICYGMQTMAQQLGGKVEAGNKREFGFAEVRARNHSALFDGIQDSTNAEGHGLLNVWMSHGDKVTELPAGFKVIASNDTTPIAAMADEERQFYAVQFHPEVTHTKQGDAMLRRFVLDICKTKADWVMGDYIEEAVAKIREQVGNEEVILGLSGGVDSSVAAALIHRAIGDQLTCVFVDHGLLRLNEGKMVMEMFAGRLHAKVIHVDATEQFMGELTGVSDPEAKRKIIGKEFVEVFQSEAKKLANAKWLAQGTIYPDVIESGGAKSKKAVTIKSHHNVGGLPEKLGLKLLEPLRDLFKDEVRELGVALGLPHDMVYRHPFPGPGLGVRILGAVNKEFADLLRLADAIFIEELRNTKDEATGKTWYELTSQAFTVFLPVKSVGVMGDGRTYDYVVALRAVFTSDFMTANWAELPYSLLGRVSNRIINEVRGINRVVYDVSGKPPATIEWE, encoded by the coding sequence ATGTCTCATCAAAAAATTCTTATTTTAGATTTTGGCTCACAAGTCACCCAATTGATTGCCCGCCGCATTCGCGAGGCACATGTCTATTGTGAGGTGCATCCTTGTGACGTTTCTGACGAATTTGTACGTAACTTTGGCGCCCAAGGGATTGTGCTTTCTGGCAGCCATGCCAGCGTGTATGAAGAAGACACCGACAAAGCCCCAGACGCTGTATTTACGCTAGGCGTACCAGTTTTAGGCATCTGTTACGGCATGCAAACCATGGCGCAACAATTAGGCGGCAAAGTAGAAGCTGGCAATAAACGTGAATTCGGTTTTGCTGAAGTGCGCGCACGTAATCACTCTGCACTTTTTGATGGCATTCAAGACAGCACGAATGCAGAAGGTCACGGCTTATTGAATGTATGGATGAGCCACGGCGACAAAGTGACTGAATTACCTGCTGGCTTCAAAGTGATTGCCAGCAATGACACCACCCCCATTGCGGCGATGGCAGATGAAGAACGTCAATTCTATGCTGTGCAGTTTCACCCAGAAGTGACCCACACCAAGCAAGGCGATGCGATGCTACGACGCTTTGTATTAGATATCTGCAAAACAAAAGCCGATTGGGTGATGGGCGATTATATTGAAGAAGCGGTTGCTAAAATCCGTGAGCAAGTGGGTAATGAAGAGGTCATTCTTGGTCTTTCAGGTGGTGTAGATTCTAGCGTTGCAGCAGCGTTGATTCACCGTGCGATTGGCGACCAACTCACCTGCGTATTTGTTGACCACGGCTTGCTTCGCCTTAATGAAGGCAAAATGGTCATGGAAATGTTTGCTGGACGCTTACATGCAAAAGTGATTCATGTGGATGCCACTGAACAATTCATGGGTGAATTAACTGGTGTTTCTGACCCTGAAGCAAAACGTAAAATCATCGGCAAAGAGTTCGTCGAAGTATTCCAATCTGAAGCTAAAAAACTCGCGAATGCTAAATGGCTCGCGCAGGGCACAATCTACCCAGATGTGATTGAATCTGGCGGCGCAAAATCTAAAAAAGCCGTCACGATTAAAAGCCACCACAACGTGGGCGGCTTGCCAGAAAAACTAGGCTTAAAACTACTAGAACCACTGCGCGACTTGTTCAAAGACGAAGTGCGCGAACTTGGCGTCGCGCTTGGTTTGCCGCACGACATGGTGTATCGCCATCCATTCCCAGGCCCAGGCTTAGGCGTGCGTATCTTGGGCGCTGTAAACAAAGAGTTTGCTGACCTACTCCGTTTAGCAGATGCTATTTTCATCGAAGAGCTTCGCAACACCAAAGATGAAGCCACAGGTAAAACTTGGTATGAACTCACCAGCCAAGCGTTCACTGTGTTCCTACCAGTGAAATCGGTTGGCGTGATGGGTGATGGCCGCACTTACGATTATGTAGTCGCGTTGCGCGCTGTGTTTACTAGCGACTTCATGACGGCGAACTGGGCAGAGCTGCCTTACAGCCTGTTAGGTCGGGTATCGAATCGCATCATCAATGAAGTGCGTGGTATTAACCGAGTGGTGTATGACGTGTCAGGAAAACCACCCGCCACCATCGAATGGGAATAA
- a CDS encoding GreA/GreB family elongation factor, producing MSRGFVKEDDLELAGTELPERPISELPNYVTAKGLAQLKESENALLDERELLTQKKEDPSAVQRLAMVDRDLRYVQARLEQAILVETPKDKAPTTVVFGTTVTVEDDEGEQHHFQIVGEDEADIALNTVSYASPLAKALIGHKVGDSVRWMRPAGDLNLEIMTITY from the coding sequence ATGAGTCGCGGTTTTGTGAAAGAGGACGACTTAGAGCTTGCTGGCACTGAGCTGCCAGAACGCCCGATTAGCGAGTTACCCAATTACGTCACAGCGAAAGGCTTGGCGCAGCTGAAGGAAAGTGAAAATGCGCTACTCGATGAGCGCGAGTTATTGACACAAAAGAAAGAAGACCCAAGTGCTGTGCAGCGACTAGCGATGGTAGATAGAGATTTACGCTACGTGCAGGCACGTTTAGAGCAAGCCATTTTGGTTGAAACACCAAAAGATAAAGCCCCGACAACAGTCGTGTTTGGTACGACGGTTACGGTGGAAGATGATGAAGGTGAGCAACATCACTTTCAAATCGTGGGCGAGGATGAAGCAGATATTGCACTTAATACAGTGAGCTATGCCTCACCGTTGGCAAAAGCGCTGATAGGCCACAAAGTTGGCGATAGCGTTCGTTGGATGCGCCCTGCTGGCGATTTAAATTTAGAGATTATGACGATTACTTATTAA